Proteins encoded together in one Dermacentor variabilis isolate Ectoservices chromosome 2, ASM5094787v1, whole genome shotgun sequence window:
- the LOC142571280 gene encoding uncharacterized protein LOC142571280, with translation MEGSSRAAKAADVGRGTPCSALPKDYRVILPPLPTGEGQRRAVVLHCDVTGRPYRIDDFRKPLKDAGVIQQVGGIGAYQMSHVWLLNMKTDEAKQMLLDAGPLLVKNRTCLVIDPARQELRIKLHWVAFDVTSETIRRAFREYGEIKEVISDRWKAEDFEGAESTTRLVRLLLRDGVTPDHIPHQMRLGSGTALVVVPGRAPLCLRCHNTGHIRRECRVPRCAACRAFGHEQANCTRSYARVASVGGEADRSEMLMDEEEAESVAGMVASIRDAAAVAASTSSASAQENQAADARAADATLEDTSTGKYEQGSAERPSETHSLGKQLPLSASGSGEKTAELKTAVSEAVATLEDSDSTDEAAMDAEATPTKRRLSKASTASQDTRLRATERRGTEPGTKKPRVATSHQRSASLTRGGGKSTP, from the coding sequence ATGGAGGGCTCCTCGAGAGCTGCGAAAGCGGCCGACGTTGGCCGTGGTACCCCGTGTTCCGCGTTGCCCAAGGATTACCGTGTCATCTTGCCGCCGTTACCAACAGGTGAAGGACAAAGGCGCGCAGTTGTATTGCACTGCGACGTCACTGGACGGCCTTATAGAATCGACGACTTCCGGAAGCCCTTGAAGGATGCTGGAGTAATTCAGCAAGTAGGCGGAATTGGTGCATACCAAATGTCGCACGTGTGGCTGCTGAACATGAAGACAGATGAGGCAAAGCAGATGCTGCTAGACGCCGGACCACTACTGGTGAAGAACCGGACATGCCTCGTCATTGATCCAGCGAGGCAAGAACTCAGGATTAAGCTACATTGGGTAGCGTTCGACGTCACCTCTGAGACCATTCGACGAGCCTTCCGAGAGTATGGCGAGATAAAGGAAGTCATCAGTGATCGGTGGAAGGCCGAGGACTTTGAGGGCGCCGAGTCAACGACTCGTCTAGTGCGTCTTCTGCtgcgcgatggtgtcacaccagaCCACATCCCACATCAGATGCGTCTTGGTAGCGGCACTGCGCTAGTGGTTGTGCCTGGACGTGCCCCGTTATGCCTTCGTTGTCACAACACTGGACACATACGACGTGAATGCCGAGTGCCCAGGTGTGCTGCTTGCCGAGCGTTCGGGCACGAGCAGGCTAATTGTACTCGCTCGTATGCCAGAGTTGCAAGCGTAGGCGGTGAAGCAGACCGGAGCGAGATGCTCATGGACGAAGAAGAAGCGGAGAGCGTGGCTGGGATGGTGGCGTCTATCAGGGACGCGGCCGCAGTGGCGGCGTCCACCAGCTCAGCAAGTGCGCAAGAGAACCAGGCTGCAGACGCTCGGGCAGCAGACGCCACTCTGGAAGACACTTCGACGGGAAAGTACGAACAAGGTTCGGCAGAGCGCCCTTCTGAAACCCACTCTTTAGGAAAGCAGCTGCCACTAAGTGCGTCCGGGAGTGGTGAGAAAACAGCTGAACTCAAGACCGCAGTAAGCGAGGCCGTTGCGACGCTCGAGGACAGTGATTCGACGGATGAGGCTGCAATGGACGCCGAGGCAACACCTACGAAGCGCCGACTCAGCAAAGCAAGCACGGCTTCTCAAGACACCCGGCTACGAGCAACGGAGAGGCGTGGGACCGAGCCTGGAACCAAAAAGCCTCGGGTGGCCACCAGCCATCAGCGGTCGGCGTCGCTTACACGCGGCGGCGGCAAGTCGACGCCCTGA